In Tripterygium wilfordii isolate XIE 37 chromosome 23, ASM1340144v1, whole genome shotgun sequence, one genomic interval encodes:
- the LOC119993396 gene encoding protein ALTERED PHOSPHATE STARVATION RESPONSE 1-like: MGCAQSRLDNEESVARCKERRNLMKDAVVARNAFAAGHSGYAMALKNTGAALSDYGHGEVQESHHQHQVQSPADASSQPQPPPPPPQFDNFPPPPPPPNFSPSPVKRSTSLPEIILNQHRRPFDKVSFTIAEEGEEEQDKEHEQEAKGKAKIAENTANNIHNNLAGSRVPPGGGDGGPQAASRAQETPPMPKAKSMAWDYFFMVDNMPGSSLEPESDEVRNENTAENNVERVGFSEVEPKTPVKPVAEMVEAEEEERKQIEHSKTAPADFRRVVAKGELPSVNLMQVLSEIDDQFLKASECAQEVSKMLEATRLHYHSNFADNRGQIDHSARVMRVITWNRSLKGIPDSEGAKDELDSEEYETHATILDKMLAWEKKLYEEVKQGEYIELEYQKKAAQLQRQKKKGASAESMAKTKAAVSHLHTRYIVDMQSKDSTVSEVNRLRDEQLYPKLVALVDGMAKMWASMCTYHDNQLKIVTDLKSLDIAHAPKETTKHHHEHTIQLLNVIEGWNSQFEKLVTHKKQYIQGLNSWLKLNIIPIESSLKERSSSPTRPQNPPIQALLSSWQDCLDKLPDELAKSAISSFAAVIKTIIIHQEEEMKLKEKCEETRKELFRKSQVLDEWNQKHPQRNEIDGERGDDSIPSEPVSEKQFVVESLKKRLEDEIEAHQKHCLQVRDKSLGSLKIRLPEIFRAMSDYAHACSDNYERLRSITQSRNTNGDPS; the protein is encoded by the exons ATGGGTTGTGCACAATCGAGACTGGACAATGAAGAATCTGTGGCACGCTGTAAGGAACGTCGGAACCTTATGAAAGACGCTGTGGTTGCCCGTAACGCCTTCGCCGCCGGCCACTCCGGCTACGCCATGGCCTTGAAAAACACCGGTGCGGCACTTAGCGATTATGGACACGGTGAGGTCCAAGAATCCCATCATCAGCACCAAGTCCAGTCCCCTGCGGACGCCTCATCACAACCTCAGCCACCTCCTCCCCCGCCGCAGTTCGACAACTTTCCACCTCCGCCGCCTCCTCCGAATTTCTCTCCGAGCCCTGTTAAACGCTCGACGAGCTTGCCCGAGATCATATTGAATCAACACCGGCGACCTTTCGATAAAGTTTCCTTCACCATTGCAGAGGAAGGCGAAGAAGAGCAAGATAAGGAACATGAACAAGAAGCTAAAGGTAAAGCTAAAATTGCGGAAAATACTGCTAATAACATCCATAATAACTTGGCCGGGTCGCGGGTCCCAcctggtggtggtgatgggggACCTCAAGCGGCATCACGGGCTCAAGAGACGCCGCCGATGCCAAAAGCAAAAAGCATGGCGTGGGATTATTTCTTCATGGTTGATAACATGCCAGGTTCTTCTTTGGAACCGGAATCGGATGAGGTTAGAAATGAGAACACTGCGGAAAACAATGTGGAAAGAGTGGGGTTCAGTGAAGTTGAGCCGAAGACGCCAGTAAAGCCGGTGGCGGAGATGGTGGAGgcggaggaagaagaaaggaaacaaaTAGAGCACTCTAAGACGGCGCCGGCAGATTTTAGGAGGGTTGTGGCGAAAGGCGAGCTTCCAAGTGTTAATCTAATGCAGGTATTGAGTGAGATTGATGATCAGTTCCTAAAAGCTTCGGAATGTGCACAAGAGGTATCCAAAATGCTGGAGGCTACCAGGTTGCATTATCACTCCAACTTTGCCGATAATCGAG GACAAATTGATCATTCTGCACGGGTAATGCGAGTGATCACGTGGAATAGATCATTGAAAGGTATACCAGACAGCGAGGGCGCAAAGGATGAGTTGGATTCAGAAGAATATGAAACTCATGCGACTATTTTGGACAAGATGTTGGCATGGGAGAAAAAACTTTATGAGGAAGTTAAG CAAGGTGAATATATTGAGCTCGAGTACCAGAAGAAGGCTGCTCAGCTACAGAGGCAGAAGAAAAAAGGTGCAAGTGCGGAATCCATGGCAAAAACAAAAGCAGCAGTAAGTCATCTTCATACTAGATACATAGTCGACATGCAGTCCAAGGATTCAACTGTTTCAGAAGTGAATCGTTTACGTGATGAGCAACTATACCCAAAACTTGTAGCTCTTGTTGATGG GATGGCTAAAATGTGGGCAAGTATGTGCACATATCATGACAACCAGCTGAAGATTGTCACTGACCTCAAGTCCCTTGACATTGCCCATGCGCCCAAAGAAACAACTAAGCACCACCATGAGCACACCATCCAACTCTTGAATGTTATTGAAGGATGGAATTCACAGTTTGAGAAACTTGTGACACATAAAAAACAATACATCCAGGGTCTGAACAGCTGGTTGAAGTTAAATATCATTCCCATTGAAAGCAGCTTAAAAGAGAGAAGCTCATCTCCCACAAGGCCCCAAAATCCTCCTATCCAAGCACTCCTCAGTTCATGGCAAGATTGTCTTGACAAGCTTCCTGATGAGCTTGCCAAATCTGCAATTTCTTCCTTCGCCGCTGTGATAAAAACAATAATCATTCATCAAGAAGAAGAGATGAAGCTAAAGGAGAAATGTGAAGAGACTAGGAAGGAGCTTTTCCGCAAGAGTCAGGTGCTTGATGAATGGAATCAAAAACACCCCCAACGTAATGAAATTGACGGGGAAAGAGGTGACGATTCAATCCCTTCAGAACCCGTCTCTGAGAAACAATTTGTCGTTGAGAGTTTGAAAAAGAGGTTGGAAGATGAAATTGAAGCTCACCAAAAACATTGTCTTCAGGTGAGAGACAAGTCATTGGGGAGTCTCAAAATTCGTTTGCCTGAGATATTCCGTGCAATGTCAGACTATGCGCATGCCTGTTCTGATAATTACGAGAGATTGAGGTCCATCACGCAGTCCCGAAACACTAATGGTGATCCTTCCTGA